From Clarias gariepinus isolate MV-2021 ecotype Netherlands chromosome 2, CGAR_prim_01v2, whole genome shotgun sequence, one genomic window encodes:
- the LOC128516135 gene encoding trace amine-associated receptor 13c-like: MNLTELNQSDRCEHFSCPERSVSPAVYILLYVCSAAVVLLTVCGNMLIIISVFHFKQLHTPSNMLVLSLAVSDFLVGIFVMPLMLIWTIESCWTFARDLCTIYWLANSLLTISIYTIAQIAVDRYLALSNPFLYMNIVSVRITCVAVVLNWSAVVAYNSAVLYLNRNFTSSVFCPRECVLRMTMIWTIIDLVFSFIFPLSIIIILYTLVFVIAKKHATAIRELNNHTRPKTQKITSHSMKSERKAAKVLGILVSVFLACLLPYFIYSLLGNIIEFQSVSFQIFFIMVYLNSTINPFIYALFYPWFRRCIKLILTLRIFHIDSASINVLS, encoded by the coding sequence ATGAACCTGACAGAGCTTAATCAGTCTGATCGCTGTGAGCATTTCTCCTGTCCAGAGAGATCTGTATCTCCTGCAGTttatatcttactgtatgtgtgttcagctgctgtggttctgctaacagtgtgtggaaatatgctcatcatcatctctgtttttcactttaagcagcttcacacaccaaGCAACATGCTTGTGCTCTCCTTGGCTGTGTCGGACTTCCTTGTTGGTATTTTTGTAATGCCACTAATGTTAATCTGGACTATTGAGTCATGCTGGACTTTTGCAAGAGATTTATGCACAATCTACTGGCTAGCTAATAGTCTTCTTACAATATCAATCTATACTATTGCTCAGATTGCTGTGGATCGGTATTTGGCTCTCTCAAACCCCTTTCTCTACATGAACATTGTCTCTGTGAGAATCACttgtgttgctgttgttttaaaCTGGTCTGCAGTGGTGGCATATAACTCAGCAGTCCTATATCTCAATAGAAACTTTACAAGTTCTGTATTCTGTCCCAGGGAGTGTGTTCTCCGTATGACTATGATTTGGACCATAATTGATCTTGTATTTTCCTTCATATTTCCGCTTTCTATCATAATCATATTGTATACTCTGGTTTTTGTGattgctaagaaacatgccactgctatcagagagcttaataatcacacacggcctaaaacacagaaaatcacctcacactcaatgaaatctgagagaaaagcagctaaagtcctcggcattttagtgtctgtgtttctggcATGTTTACtcccatattttatttacagtttattaggcAATATTATAGAATTTCAGTCAGTatcttttcaaattttttttattatggtttATCTTAACTCCACaattaatccatttatttatgctttgtTTTACCCGTGGTTTAGGAGGTGCATTAAATTAATCCTAACTCTGCGAATATTTCACATTGACTCTGCATCAATCAATGTTCTttcatga